From a single Sporosarcina oncorhynchi genomic region:
- the pnpS gene encoding two-component system histidine kinase PnpS: protein MKSLYSRLSIAFATILVILLAGLGIVLGQFFHLIDNEITKQVQLKFYYYLLFILPLSFLLTLFIGMRVIRQYTKSIDQVTHTAQMISKGDNLARTPIDDRHSNELAIAVNQIARNLQEKSILRAMEKERLKTLIESMGSGLLMFGREGSVNLVNGVFEKTFGYKRDELVGKTFKEIGLPNGIERLIEDVFLTEHVHECQIRIRQSYVSVYGAPVIGRHGNWLGIIVVFHDITKLIRLEEVRKDFVANVSHELRTPITSIKGFSETLLDGAMEDPQILRDFLEIIQKESDRLHLLVDDLLELSGIEQEGFQLHIREVSLSSIISDAKKIVSGALDKKRMHIIGEVDSTETVQADPDRLIQVMVNVLTNAINYSKAETTIRIATIVSSKGATIVVEDEGIGIDSTELPRLFERFYRVDRARSRDSGGTGLGLAIVKHLIEAHGGTVKVESEKDIGTKFTLFLPNRQI, encoded by the coding sequence ATGAAAAGTCTTTATTCTAGATTATCAATCGCATTTGCAACGATACTCGTCATCCTTCTTGCTGGTCTGGGCATTGTCCTTGGCCAGTTTTTCCATTTGATTGACAATGAAATTACGAAACAAGTCCAACTGAAATTTTATTATTATTTATTGTTTATCCTTCCATTGTCATTTCTTCTAACACTATTTATTGGTATGCGCGTCATACGTCAGTATACGAAGTCGATTGACCAGGTGACGCACACTGCGCAAATGATTTCAAAAGGAGATAATCTTGCACGTACTCCGATAGATGATAGACATAGCAATGAGCTTGCGATTGCTGTTAATCAGATTGCAAGAAATCTGCAAGAGAAATCGATTTTGCGTGCTATGGAGAAGGAACGACTGAAAACATTAATCGAAAGCATGGGTAGTGGACTACTCATGTTTGGCAGAGAAGGATCTGTAAATCTCGTGAATGGCGTTTTTGAAAAGACTTTCGGATATAAGCGTGATGAACTTGTTGGTAAAACTTTCAAAGAAATCGGTTTACCGAATGGGATTGAACGTCTCATTGAAGATGTTTTCCTAACCGAACATGTGCACGAATGTCAAATACGCATCAGGCAGTCATATGTGAGTGTCTATGGTGCACCTGTCATCGGTCGACATGGAAACTGGCTTGGGATTATAGTCGTCTTCCACGATATTACGAAATTAATCCGACTGGAAGAAGTCCGCAAAGACTTTGTTGCGAATGTATCTCATGAATTGCGAACGCCTATCACTTCTATAAAAGGTTTCTCGGAAACATTGTTGGACGGTGCAATGGAAGACCCGCAAATTCTAAGAGACTTTTTAGAAATCATTCAAAAGGAGAGCGATCGGCTTCATCTGCTCGTCGATGATTTACTGGAACTTTCGGGCATTGAACAGGAAGGATTCCAACTTCATATAAGGGAAGTATCTTTATCGTCTATCATTAGTGATGCGAAAAAAATTGTGTCGGGCGCACTTGATAAAAAACGTATGCACATCATCGGTGAAGTGGATAGTACAGAAACTGTGCAAGCTGATCCGGATCGGCTTATCCAAGTGATGGTGAATGTTTTAACAAATGCCATCAATTATTCTAAAGCGGAAACGACAATTAGAATCGCTACGATCGTATCTTCTAAAGGGGCGACGATTGTTGTAGAAGACGAAGGAATCGGGATTGATTCTACGGAGCTTCCAAGATTGTTTGAACGTTTTTACAGAGTGGATCGAGCACGAAGCAGGGACTCGGGGGGGACGGGACTCGGGCTTGCTATCGTTAAGCATCTTATCGAAGCACATGGTGGCACCGTTAAAGTTGAAAGTGAGAAAGATATCGGGACGAAATTTACATTATTTCTGCCTAATCGCCAAATTTAA
- the hflC gene encoding protease modulator HflC: MANENNPFKSIEEKFMERQRAKQKTAGSGAKVVTPKRPFNMKKYIRTAIMLTVVFAIAVIILANTFVVKENEYRVVRQFGEITRIIDEPGLNMKIPFIQSVTSLPKNQMTYNVSEAEINTKDKKRIIIDNYAVWKITDARKMISNARNIINAESRMEEFIYSVIRNEMGQLEYVDVVNDENSSRGSLNDRVTAKVNEFLDEGNFGIEVIDVRMKRIDLPEENEHSIYTRMISERDSTAQTYLSEGDADKKRIEANTDREVQEMLAKAKKDAAVVHAEGEAEAAKIYNNAFSKDPEFYNLYRTLQSYSKTIGDDTVIIMPADSPYAKVLTGYLE, from the coding sequence ATGGCCAATGAAAATAATCCATTTAAAAGCATAGAAGAAAAATTCATGGAGCGTCAACGCGCTAAACAGAAGACTGCCGGAAGTGGAGCTAAAGTTGTCACGCCGAAACGTCCATTTAACATGAAGAAATACATTAGAACTGCAATCATGTTGACAGTTGTATTTGCCATAGCAGTCATCATTCTAGCCAATACATTTGTTGTTAAAGAAAATGAATATCGTGTCGTCCGACAGTTCGGTGAAATCACCCGCATTATCGATGAGCCGGGATTGAACATGAAAATTCCTTTCATTCAGTCTGTCACGAGTTTGCCTAAAAACCAGATGACGTATAATGTATCAGAAGCTGAGATTAATACGAAAGACAAGAAACGGATTATCATCGACAATTATGCAGTATGGAAAATAACCGATGCCCGCAAAATGATTTCGAACGCGAGAAATATTATTAATGCCGAATCTAGAATGGAAGAATTCATTTACTCTGTTATCCGTAACGAGATGGGTCAGTTGGAATATGTCGATGTCGTGAATGACGAGAACTCTTCACGAGGTAGTTTGAATGATCGCGTTACCGCAAAAGTGAATGAATTCCTTGATGAAGGGAATTTTGGCATCGAAGTGATTGATGTAAGGATGAAACGGATTGATTTGCCGGAGGAAAACGAACATTCAATCTATACACGGATGATTTCTGAACGTGATTCAACTGCACAAACGTATTTATCTGAAGGTGATGCTGATAAAAAAAGAATTGAAGCGAATACAGATAGAGAAGTTCAGGAAATGCTAGCTAAAGCTAAAAAGGACGCGGCGGTTGTCCATGCAGAAGGAGAAGCAGAGGCAGCTAAAATATATAATAATGCGTTCTCGAAAGATCCTGAATTTTATAATCTGTACAGGACATTACAGTCTTATTCGAAAACGATCGGTGACGACACAGTCATCATCATGCCGGCCGATTCGCCATATGCGAAAGTACTGACAGGATACTTAGAGTGA
- the polA gene encoding DNA polymerase I, translating to MSKEKIVLLDGNSLAYRAFFALPLLTNDSGIHTNAIYGFTMMLQNILNEEKPTHMLVAWDAGKTTFRHSTFGEYKGGRQKTPPELSEQFPYMRKLLDAFQITQYELDQYEADDIIGTLSKAGDAKGVEVVVISGDKDLTQLASEHTTVCITRKGITDLEVYTPAHVMEKYGITPIQIIDMKGLMGDASDNIPGVPGVGEKTALKLLKEYGSVEKVYESLDLISGKKLKENLTLNEDQAFMSKKLATIEVEAPVTITIDDLQYKGPDEETVKSLYEELKFKTLLEKMSSADEVDVPVEKIDVRIEQDTESLHLADAMAFHIEMYDENYLASDITGISMTDGESIIYIPIEQVKQSAKLKEWFGNTNTKKYTTDSKAAYAALMRYGIEVNNFDFDLLLATYIASPSSSYTDVASVAKEFGYSAIESDETIYGKGAKKKLPEERILADHAGRKAQAVWKLKPIMEKKLRENEQFELYHELEMPLAKILGKMESTGVKTDLGILQQIGLELSTRLAELESIIYEMAGQTFNINSPKQLGEILFEKIGLTPIKKTKTGYSTAADVLEKLESEHEIISFILTYRQLGKLNSTYIEGLSKEIHSDGKIHTRFQQALTQTGRLSSINPNLQNIPIRLEEGRKIRAAFVPSEPGWIMYAADYSQIELRVLAHMSQDEKMIAAFRDDEDIHTKTAMDVFGVDKDSVSSDMRRTAKAVNFGIVYGISDYGLSQSLNITRKEAQKFIDTYLATFPGVKQYMEDIVADAKLKGYVVTMMNRRRYLPEITSSNFNLRSFAERTAMNTPIQGTAADIIKKAMIDMDARLKAEKMEAKMLLQVHDELIFEAPEHEIAMLNKIVPEVMEAALELDVPLKVESAYGLSWYETK from the coding sequence TTGTCAAAAGAGAAAATTGTACTTTTAGACGGCAACAGTTTAGCATACCGTGCATTTTTTGCTTTGCCATTATTAACGAATGATAGCGGTATCCATACGAATGCAATTTACGGTTTCACGATGATGCTCCAAAATATTCTGAATGAAGAAAAGCCGACACATATGCTCGTTGCCTGGGATGCGGGGAAGACAACCTTCCGCCATTCGACTTTTGGCGAATACAAAGGCGGCAGACAGAAGACTCCACCTGAACTGTCTGAACAATTCCCGTATATGCGCAAATTACTGGATGCTTTTCAAATTACACAATATGAACTCGACCAATACGAAGCGGATGACATTATTGGAACGTTAAGTAAAGCGGGCGATGCAAAAGGTGTTGAAGTTGTCGTCATATCCGGCGACAAGGACCTGACACAACTTGCAAGTGAGCATACGACCGTCTGTATTACGCGAAAAGGGATTACAGACCTTGAAGTATATACGCCCGCCCATGTAATGGAGAAATACGGGATTACACCAATTCAAATCATCGATATGAAAGGTTTGATGGGTGATGCTTCCGACAACATACCGGGCGTTCCGGGTGTTGGTGAGAAGACTGCGCTCAAATTACTGAAAGAATACGGCTCGGTAGAAAAAGTATACGAATCGCTCGATTTGATTTCCGGAAAGAAATTAAAAGAGAATTTAACCCTCAATGAAGACCAGGCTTTCATGAGCAAGAAGCTCGCCACAATCGAAGTCGAAGCACCTGTTACGATTACGATCGATGATTTGCAATATAAGGGACCGGACGAAGAAACCGTGAAGTCGCTTTACGAAGAATTGAAATTCAAGACACTGCTTGAAAAGATGTCTTCTGCAGATGAAGTTGACGTTCCTGTCGAGAAAATCGATGTGCGTATTGAACAGGATACGGAAAGTTTACATCTGGCTGACGCAATGGCATTCCATATTGAAATGTACGATGAGAACTATTTGGCATCAGACATTACAGGAATCAGCATGACGGATGGCGAATCGATTATCTATATACCGATTGAACAGGTGAAACAATCAGCCAAGTTGAAAGAATGGTTTGGGAATACGAATACGAAAAAGTACACGACAGATTCTAAAGCTGCTTATGCTGCCCTTATGAGATATGGAATTGAAGTGAATAATTTCGATTTCGATTTGTTGCTTGCCACGTATATCGCCAGTCCTTCTTCCTCTTACACGGATGTAGCGTCTGTTGCTAAGGAATTCGGATATTCTGCCATCGAGAGTGATGAAACGATTTACGGAAAAGGGGCAAAGAAGAAACTGCCTGAAGAGCGTATTCTTGCGGATCATGCAGGTCGGAAAGCACAAGCTGTCTGGAAGCTAAAACCGATCATGGAGAAAAAGCTCCGTGAAAACGAACAGTTTGAACTGTATCACGAACTTGAAATGCCACTTGCGAAAATTCTCGGCAAAATGGAATCGACGGGTGTCAAAACAGACCTCGGTATTTTGCAGCAAATCGGCCTTGAACTGTCCACGAGGCTTGCAGAGCTCGAATCAATCATCTATGAAATGGCAGGTCAGACTTTCAATATTAATTCGCCGAAACAGCTAGGAGAAATCCTATTTGAGAAAATCGGACTGACACCGATCAAAAAGACGAAAACAGGTTATTCCACAGCTGCGGACGTATTGGAGAAACTTGAAAGTGAGCATGAAATTATTAGTTTCATCTTGACATATCGACAACTCGGAAAGTTAAACTCAACGTATATTGAAGGATTATCGAAGGAAATCCACTCAGACGGTAAAATTCATACACGTTTCCAGCAAGCATTGACTCAGACAGGCAGATTAAGTTCTATCAATCCCAACTTACAGAATATCCCGATAAGACTCGAAGAAGGACGCAAGATACGTGCTGCATTCGTGCCTTCTGAACCGGGATGGATTATGTATGCAGCTGACTATTCACAAATCGAATTGCGCGTGCTGGCACATATGTCCCAGGATGAAAAAATGATAGCAGCATTTCGTGATGATGAAGACATCCATACAAAAACGGCAATGGACGTTTTTGGCGTAGATAAAGACAGTGTCTCCTCTGATATGCGACGCACTGCTAAAGCGGTCAATTTTGGTATCGTTTACGGAATCAGTGACTATGGTCTTTCTCAAAGTCTGAATATCACACGCAAAGAAGCACAGAAATTCATCGATACGTACTTGGCTACATTCCCGGGCGTCAAACAATATATGGAAGATATCGTCGCGGATGCGAAGTTAAAAGGCTATGTTGTGACGATGATGAACAGAAGAAGATATTTACCGGAAATTACAAGCTCCAATTTCAATTTACGGAGCTTTGCTGAAAGAACTGCGATGAACACACCGATACAAGGAACAGCAGCAGATATTATCAAAAAAGCGATGATTGATATGGACGCCCGTCTGAAGGCTGAAAAGATGGAAGCAAAAATGCTCTTACAAGTACATGATGAGCTGATTTTCGAAGCGCCAGAACATGAAATCGCAATGCTGAATAAAATCGTACCCGAGGTAATGGAAGCGGCATTGGAGCTAGATGTCCCATTAAAAGTCGAGTCTGCTTACGGACTATCCTGGTACGAAACGAAATGA
- the mutM gene encoding bifunctional DNA-formamidopyrimidine glycosylase/DNA-(apurinic or apyrimidinic site) lyase: MPELPEVEGVVRELAPAASGRTIEKVYISNVVRNSKELGKEAIIKGIALEDLTDKLPGMSIQDVTRRSKYIYFHMEKAGHTYLLVSHLGMTGAWFVVDSVDEVTEKRFKDHIHIVLTMEDGGLLVYSDIRRFGELRLLVEESDYLPLLKMAPEPFDPEAEEHFIEIAIQPKYARKAIKEVIMDGQIISGCGNIYATEALFRMDIHPARAAGRISEKRKRELFQTIVDVLLESINAGGSSISDYRNINGEAGTMQTRLKMYGKKYCPTCGRETKTMKIAGRTSVYCPQCQK; the protein is encoded by the coding sequence ATGCCAGAACTACCTGAAGTGGAAGGGGTCGTGAGGGAATTAGCACCGGCCGCATCAGGCAGAACCATTGAGAAAGTATACATTTCCAATGTGGTCAGGAATTCGAAAGAACTCGGAAAAGAAGCGATTATCAAAGGAATCGCCTTGGAAGATTTGACCGATAAGTTGCCTGGAATGTCCATTCAAGATGTTACGAGAAGAAGTAAATATATTTATTTTCATATGGAAAAAGCAGGACATACCTATTTGCTCGTCAGTCATCTCGGGATGACGGGCGCATGGTTTGTCGTAGATTCAGTAGATGAAGTGACAGAAAAACGGTTTAAAGATCATATCCATATCGTGTTGACGATGGAGGACGGCGGCCTACTTGTCTATTCAGATATACGCAGATTCGGAGAGTTACGGCTTCTAGTAGAAGAAAGTGATTATTTACCATTGCTGAAGATGGCGCCTGAGCCGTTTGACCCTGAAGCCGAAGAGCATTTTATCGAAATAGCAATACAACCAAAATACGCCCGTAAAGCAATCAAAGAAGTGATTATGGATGGCCAGATCATTTCTGGATGCGGGAATATTTATGCGACAGAAGCGCTGTTTCGGATGGACATCCATCCGGCTAGAGCTGCTGGTAGGATAAGCGAAAAAAGAAAGCGCGAGCTCTTCCAAACTATTGTTGATGTGCTACTTGAAAGCATTAATGCGGGAGGCAGTTCCATTTCTGATTACCGTAATATAAATGGTGAAGCAGGGACAATGCAGACCCGATTAAAAATGTATGGAAAGAAGTATTGTCCAACGTGTGGACGAGAAACAAAAACGATGAAAATTGCGGGCAGGACATCTGTATATTGCCCGCAATGTCAAAAGTAA
- the coaE gene encoding dephospho-CoA kinase (Dephospho-CoA kinase (CoaE) performs the final step in coenzyme A biosynthesis.) has translation MIIGLTGSIATGKSTVSKMFKERGYPIVDADEISRLVVEPGSAVLAHIAASFGADMLRTDGTLNREKLGAHIFTNEAERETLNGIIHPAVRAEMVRQKEYWIEKGAKTVIMDIPLLFESRLQSYVDRIVVVSAKPEIQLSRLMERNSLTEKEARARITSQLPVSEKEKDADAIIHNNGTLKDTEKQLDAILLDWHAEL, from the coding sequence ATGATCATTGGCTTAACGGGAAGTATCGCAACCGGTAAGAGCACGGTTTCGAAAATGTTTAAAGAAAGAGGCTATCCAATTGTCGATGCAGATGAAATTTCTCGGTTAGTAGTAGAACCAGGGAGTGCTGTTCTGGCACATATCGCTGCCTCTTTCGGTGCGGACATGTTACGGACGGATGGCACGTTGAACCGCGAGAAGTTAGGTGCACACATATTTACTAACGAAGCCGAGCGAGAGACACTGAATGGGATTATCCATCCTGCTGTGCGTGCAGAGATGGTCAGACAAAAGGAGTATTGGATTGAAAAGGGTGCAAAAACAGTTATTATGGATATTCCATTGCTATTCGAAAGTAGACTACAATCATATGTCGATCGGATTGTCGTTGTATCGGCGAAGCCTGAAATCCAACTATCTCGGCTAATGGAAAGAAACAGTCTGACTGAAAAAGAAGCGCGGGCTCGAATTACTTCCCAGCTACCCGTTAGTGAAAAGGAAAAAGATGCGGATGCTATCATTCATAATAATGGTACATTGAAAGATACGGAAAAACAGCTCGATGCCATTCTGTTAGATTGGCATGCTGAATTATAA
- a CDS encoding glyceraldehyde-3-phosphate dehydrogenase, whose amino-acid sequence MTTSIAINGFGRIGRMVFRQIIMEEDVKVVAVNATYPAETLAHLIKYDTNHGVFDGEVVVEENALVVNGKRVELLMERDPSKLPWEKLGVDVVIEATGVFNARDKAALHLEAGAKKVILTAPGKNEDVTIVLGVNDEKLDIDKHDVISNASCTTNCLAPVVKVLNDSFGIENGLMTTVHAYTNDQKNLDNPHKDLRRARACAQSIIPTSTGAAKALSLVLPELEGKIHGMALRVPTPNVSLVDLVVDVKQDVTVDEVNDAFKKAAESSLKGIMRFTTEPLVSIDFNTTKESATIDGLTTMVMGDRKVKVLAWYDNEWGYSARVVELTKKVGKALQARVNS is encoded by the coding sequence ATGACTACTTCTATAGCGATTAACGGGTTTGGACGCATCGGACGCATGGTTTTCCGCCAGATTATTATGGAGGAAGATGTGAAAGTGGTGGCAGTGAACGCAACGTATCCCGCTGAAACGTTAGCACATTTGATTAAGTATGACACAAATCATGGAGTGTTTGACGGAGAGGTCGTTGTGGAGGAGAATGCTCTTGTAGTGAATGGTAAGCGTGTCGAATTGCTTATGGAACGCGATCCATCGAAATTACCTTGGGAGAAGCTCGGTGTCGATGTTGTTATCGAAGCGACAGGGGTTTTCAATGCACGCGATAAAGCTGCGCTTCATCTGGAAGCTGGCGCAAAGAAAGTAATTTTGACTGCACCAGGTAAAAACGAAGACGTTACAATCGTTCTTGGTGTCAATGATGAAAAATTGGATATTGATAAACATGATGTCATTTCGAACGCAAGTTGCACAACTAACTGTCTTGCACCGGTAGTGAAAGTACTGAATGATTCATTCGGCATTGAAAATGGCCTTATGACAACTGTTCACGCATATACGAATGATCAAAAAAACTTGGATAATCCCCATAAAGATCTTCGTAGAGCACGTGCTTGTGCGCAATCGATTATTCCTACTTCAACAGGCGCTGCAAAAGCTTTATCACTCGTCTTGCCAGAACTTGAAGGGAAAATACACGGAATGGCGCTACGCGTACCAACGCCAAACGTTTCTCTTGTCGATCTAGTTGTCGATGTGAAACAAGACGTAACGGTAGACGAAGTGAATGATGCTTTTAAGAAGGCCGCTGAAAGTTCTCTTAAAGGAATCATGCGATTCACGACTGAGCCACTAGTTTCCATCGACTTCAACACGACTAAAGAATCCGCAACAATTGACGGTCTTACGACAATGGTAATGGGTGATCGTAAAGTGAAGGTTCTTGCATGGTACGACAACGAGTGGGGCTATTCAGCGAGAGTTGTTGAATTGACAAAGAAAGTCGGCAAAGCATTGCAAGCAAGAGTGAATTCCTAA
- the nrdR gene encoding transcriptional regulator NrdR: MICPACHYNGTRVVDSRPAEENRSIRRRRECEKCAFRFTTFEKVEEMPLIVVKKDGTREEFSNEKLLRGLIRACEKRPVELEALKNIVYFIEKELRSSGTVEINSDDVGEMVMEKLADIDEVAYVRFASVYRQYKDITVFIDELKKLQTKKDQD; this comes from the coding sequence ATGATATGTCCAGCTTGTCATTACAATGGCACCCGTGTCGTCGATTCAAGACCGGCTGAAGAGAATCGATCCATCAGGCGACGCCGGGAATGTGAGAAATGTGCATTCCGATTCACGACATTTGAGAAAGTGGAAGAAATGCCGCTTATTGTCGTTAAAAAAGATGGCACCCGGGAAGAATTCAGCAATGAGAAATTATTAAGAGGGCTTATCCGGGCTTGTGAAAAGCGTCCGGTTGAATTAGAAGCGTTGAAAAACATTGTGTATTTCATCGAAAAAGAATTGAGAAGCTCTGGAACGGTAGAGATTAATTCAGATGATGTGGGTGAGATGGTGATGGAGAAATTGGCTGATATCGATGAAGTCGCTTATGTGCGGTTTGCATCCGTTTATCGCCAATATAAAGACATCACTGTATTTATAGATGAACTCAAGAAACTTCAAACAAAGAAGGACCAAGATTGA
- a CDS encoding replication initiation and membrane attachment family protein has translation MLYQELQPVDTFKIKMAHPFSNYDRQLLTLFYQPLIGPDAMSLFMSLWADAEREKEDEYNHYYLMNLLSMPLGQVFEARISLEAIGLLRTYSKKNVQDRSFLYELLPPMDAKSFFEDPLLSTFLFSKIGEQAYRGLRSRYLVDDSLDGQFEEVSRTFLDVYKPVRSNISQIDDENRSIESRNESSGLPFAYADFDFNLLRAGLSEQMVPSSALTSVSKQLIEKLAFLYSLTPIDMQKVIMMALDENLKLPEERLRKSAVDFYKMNISQNVPSLKKAFKMEEKPVMPEPVTREDELLVYMEQTSPRDMLRDYTGNEPLPVDVQLAERLVTVHGFTVGVVNVLLHYVIIRNDGKITKNYAERIASHWANKKIETAKQAMEISRKEHDQYIKWQKEGSQKSTGRKPVREEKVPEWFNKPEEQKTAKAETDPAIDEKRRELQAKLDAMRMEGK, from the coding sequence TTGTTGTACCAAGAATTGCAACCAGTAGATACATTCAAAATAAAGATGGCGCACCCGTTTTCGAATTATGACAGGCAGCTCCTCACATTATTCTACCAGCCGCTAATTGGTCCTGATGCAATGAGTCTCTTCATGTCTCTGTGGGCTGATGCAGAACGGGAGAAAGAGGACGAATACAATCATTACTATTTGATGAATTTATTATCAATGCCTTTAGGGCAAGTATTCGAAGCAAGGATTTCACTTGAAGCGATTGGACTACTGCGCACTTATTCTAAAAAGAATGTGCAAGATCGTTCCTTCCTGTATGAGTTGTTGCCTCCAATGGATGCGAAAAGCTTCTTCGAAGACCCTTTGTTGTCAACGTTCTTATTCAGCAAAATTGGTGAACAGGCTTATCGGGGATTGAGGTCACGCTATTTGGTTGATGATTCATTGGATGGTCAATTTGAAGAAGTGTCGAGGACATTCCTTGATGTATATAAGCCGGTACGTTCCAACATTTCACAAATTGATGACGAGAACAGATCGATTGAAAGCAGGAATGAGTCGTCTGGGCTGCCGTTTGCGTATGCTGATTTTGACTTCAATTTGCTACGTGCAGGTTTGTCTGAGCAAATGGTTCCGAGTTCAGCACTCACATCCGTATCCAAGCAACTGATTGAGAAACTTGCCTTCTTATATTCACTAACACCAATTGATATGCAGAAAGTCATCATGATGGCGCTGGATGAAAACCTGAAATTGCCTGAGGAGCGGCTGCGCAAATCTGCAGTTGATTTTTATAAGATGAATATTTCACAAAATGTCCCTTCACTTAAAAAGGCATTCAAGATGGAAGAGAAACCAGTCATGCCAGAACCCGTAACGAGGGAAGATGAACTGCTCGTCTATATGGAACAGACATCGCCGCGTGATATGTTGAGAGACTATACAGGAAACGAACCGCTACCTGTAGATGTTCAGCTAGCGGAAAGGCTTGTGACTGTACATGGATTCACAGTAGGTGTTGTGAATGTACTACTGCATTATGTAATTATCCGCAATGACGGGAAGATAACGAAGAATTATGCAGAACGAATCGCCTCCCACTGGGCGAATAAAAAGATTGAAACGGCAAAGCAAGCGATGGAAATCTCCCGTAAAGAGCATGATCAATACATCAAATGGCAAAAGGAAGGCAGCCAAAAATCCACTGGACGTAAGCCGGTCAGAGAAGAAAAAGTACCGGAGTGGTTTAACAAGCCTGAGGAGCAGAAAACAGCCAAAGCGGAAACTGATCCCGCCATTGATGAAAAACGTCGTGAATTACAAGCGAAGCTGGATGCCATGAGAATGGAGGGAAAATAA
- the dnaI gene encoding primosomal protein DnaI — protein sequence MERIGNTLKRVINSSDLAARYEQVRNEVMESKGVQEFIQEHSSEIDKSVVEKSLGKLFEYVSASHKCDKCPNIDGCINVMKGFEPKLVLAHGFIDIDYIKCPNKLIDDERRNITNMIDSMYMPKDVMEARLPDVDLEHDSSRIIVVGEAWKFMDELSSTGKLPERGLYIHGPFGTGKSYVLGALANELANRRIRTVIVYVPEFLREIKQSIQDQTMNEKIDFVKKATVLMLDDFGAESISTWARDEVIGTILQYRMAEKLPTFFTSNLNHDELEHHLTYTQRGEKEAVKAQRIMERIKMISKPVQLKGKNRRNT from the coding sequence ATGGAACGGATTGGAAATACATTGAAGCGCGTCATTAATTCTTCGGATCTGGCCGCCAGGTATGAACAAGTTCGCAATGAAGTGATGGAGTCAAAGGGAGTCCAGGAATTCATCCAGGAGCATTCCAGTGAAATCGACAAATCCGTCGTTGAAAAAAGCCTTGGGAAACTGTTCGAATATGTTTCTGCTTCACATAAATGCGACAAATGCCCGAACATTGACGGCTGTATAAATGTGATGAAAGGTTTCGAGCCCAAGCTCGTTCTTGCACATGGGTTCATCGATATCGATTACATAAAATGTCCAAATAAGCTTATTGACGATGAACGACGCAATATTACAAATATGATTGACAGTATGTATATGCCAAAAGATGTTATGGAAGCTCGCCTTCCCGATGTTGACTTGGAGCATGATTCAAGCAGGATTATTGTTGTCGGGGAAGCCTGGAAGTTTATGGATGAATTGAGCAGCACGGGTAAATTGCCTGAGCGGGGTTTATACATTCACGGGCCGTTTGGTACCGGTAAATCGTATGTGCTTGGCGCATTGGCTAACGAGCTTGCAAACAGACGCATTCGTACGGTTATTGTCTATGTCCCTGAGTTTTTAAGAGAAATCAAGCAGTCAATCCAAGATCAGACAATGAACGAGAAAATCGACTTCGTCAAAAAAGCAACTGTCCTTATGTTGGATGATTTCGGTGCCGAGTCGATATCTACCTGGGCACGTGATGAAGTGATCGGAACGATTTTGCAATACCGTATGGCTGAAAAACTACCGACTTTCTTCACGTCGAACCTCAATCATGACGAGTTGGAACATCATTTGACATATACGCAACGCGGCGAGAAGGAAGCTGTCAAAGCGCAGAGGATAATGGAACGAATTAAAATGATTAGTAAGCCTGTGCAATTGAAAGGGAAGAATCGGAGAAATACATAA